Below is a genomic region from Hippea sp. KM1.
TAGCCTAACTATAGGCGTTGAGCCGATAGCGTCTATTATGTTCATAGGTTTTCCTCTAAGCTATTGATGTTGAACGATATATGCTTTTTGTTATCGTATGAATGCGGTGTGTCTATGCAGTAATGAGCCCCCACGCTGCCCTTTCTTGATATGCCTGCATACGCTATAGCCGAAGCAAGGAGCGCCATATTGCGCAGCATGAGGCCTTCTTTGCACGCATAGGGAAGGTTGTGCTTCAAAAACAGGGCCCAGCTGCAGTTTAATATCTCCTCCATCTCTTTCATTCGCCTCACAACACCCAATTTATTCCAGATTGTCTCTTTCAAGTCCTCGATTCTCCTTTTTAGTGCCAATTTGTTGCAGTTTACGGCTTGGGGTTTTTGAAATGTTGTGTTTATCGGTTGGTGTGATTTTAAAAACTCCATTGCGCTTTCTGCAGCCCTTTTGCCAAAGACCAATCCCTCTAACATGGAGTTGCTTGCAAGCCTGTTTGCTCCGTGAACCCCGTTGCATGCCACCTCACCCGCCGCAAATAGACCCTTTATTGATGTCTTCGATTCTATGTCCGTTTTCACCCCACCCATCGTGTAATGGGCAGCCGGGGATACAGGGATAGCCTCCTTAGATATGTCAAGTCCGTATTTTAAGCACTCGTTGTATATGGTGGGAAAGCGCTTCTTCACAAAATCCGCCCCCATTCTTGTTGCATCTAAATATACCTTGTCGATTCCTCTATCCTTCATCTCGAATATTATGGATCTGGCCACCACATCACGGGGTGCAAGCTCGCCCAGTCGGTGGTATTTCTTCATGAACTCCTCGCCCCTGTCGTTTATCAATACGGCTCCTTCGCCCCTCATGGACTCACTTATCAAAAATTGCGGGGCATTGTATCTTTTTAATGCCGTTGGATGAAACTGAACAAACTCCATATCCTCCAATACGGCTCCGGCCAATAGGGCTGCAGCTATGCCGTCGCCTGTGGTAATCTGGGGGTTTGTTGTGTTCTTGTATATGGCTGCATACCCGCCGCTTGACAGTATTACCGCATCGACCTTGTATGTTTCATATTCGTCTGTTTTTAGATTAAGAAACTCCACCCCATAGACCTGGTTGTTTTCCGTTAATATATGTGAAAGCATGCGATTCTCGAATACCTCAACGCCATTTAGGGACTTAAGCTTTTTAATAAGCGTCTGCTCTATCTCATGACCTGTGGCATCCCCCAGGGCGTGTAGTATTCTGTTTACAGAGTGTGCCGCCTCGCGGGTGAAGTCCAGCTCGCCCCTGTCGTTTTTGTCAAAACTGGCACCCCAGCTTATCAGCTCTTTTACCCTATCCGGTCCTTCTTTGACCAAAACCTCCACGGCCTCTTTCCTGCATAGCCCCGCACCGGCCTTAAGTGTGTCTTCTATGTGTTTGTCAAAACTATCCATGGGATTCAGGACAACGGCTATTCCGCCTTGGGCTTTGTCGGTATTGCAATAGCTCAGCTTGTCTTTGGAGAATAGCATGACATTGTATCCGTTTGTAAGCAATTCTATGGCTGCCCTTAAGCCGGCAACGCCGCTGCCTATTACGGCTATAGTCCCTTCCATTTATGACTCCTCAAAATGTTATGTGGGTTTTGGCATCTGGCGGCACTATATCTGTCTTATGCCCGCAGCTTGAAAGGGCAAGGACCGTCAGACACATCACAATAAAGATAGCCAACCTTTTCATGGCTCAATCCTATAAAAAAGACGAACTAAAATCAAGGTTTCGCCATTATTTTGGGTTTTTGCTTGACAGGGACGGGGATTTTTTGTAAAAAAGTTTAAGAACTTAATTAAGGGCTTAAGTATGTCGGTTTACCTTCAGGCCAAAGAGCTTATATTGGGCAGCAGGTTTAAAAGGCTCAGTGATAGGTTCTTTAACGAGGTTGCCCTGATCTATAAATCGCAGAACATACCCTTTGAGCCGTCCTGGTTTGCCATATTCTATATTTTGGATAGGCACGGCAAGACCACCATAAGCCAGATAGCCCAGCAGCTGGATTTAACCCAATCCGCCATAAGCCAGACCATATCCACCCTTGAAGGCAAGGGGCTTGTTAGGGTGGGCTCCCAGAAGGGGGATAAGAGGATCAAGGTGGTTGAGCTTACCGAGGAGGCCTTTAAGCTTCTATCTGAGGTTAAGCCCTTGTGGAAGCTTATAAGGGCCAAGATGAGGGAGATACTCAATGAGGGAGACAACAGCAGGTATATGCTTGAGGCTTTGGAGGAGTTTGAGCTGGCCTGTCAGAAAAAGAGCTTAAGCCAGAGGGTTTTGGAGGAGTTGAATAACACCGATTATAGCGTCGTTTGGGGTTATAGAGGCGAGTTTTATCTTCAGCTTAAGAGGCTGTTTTTTGATTGGATGTTTAACTTCGGCTGCATTGAGGAGAGCTTTGTCAACGATTTTAAGGGCATATTAAAGGGCGCTAAGTTGTTGTTTGCCTTAAAGGATAGAGAGGTTGTTGCCTGTGTTTTAGGGCTGACCAATAAGGATAAAAACTTAGTTTTTGTATGCGATAGAGACGATGTGGATAACAGGATTGCTGCTGAGTTGTTTTTGCGTTTTGTTGAGCAGTACGAACTGAATAAGGCCAGGGTTTATTTTGATGCAGATAAGCCGCTGATAATAAACATTCTAAAGCAGAACGGCTTTTTGAGGGTTTCTATACAGGAAAGACCCGATGTCAACAGAAGGCTGGCCATTTTTGAGAGGGGTTGAGCATGGATGTCTTTGCTTACGGTATAGATAGGCTTACTATAGGCATTGCTGTCGATATAGCAAAAGGGAGGATAAAGGGCAGTCTAAATGAAAAGGCCAAAGCCAATATCATCAAGGGGTTTAATGCGATAGGTGAGATCCTAAAGAGGGATGAGGCGGTTTATGGTATAAACACAGGCTTCGGTGTTCTCTGCAGAACGGTTATCTCAAAGGAGGATACAACCAGGCTTCAATATAACCTCCTAAAGAGCCATGCATGCGGCATAGGCAGCCCCGTTGAACCCATAA
It encodes:
- the lptM gene encoding LPS translocon maturation chaperone LptM, whose amino-acid sequence is MKRLAIFIVMCLTVLALSSCGHKTDIVPPDAKTHITF
- the nadB gene encoding L-aspartate oxidase: MEGTIAVIGSGVAGLRAAIELLTNGYNVMLFSKDKLSYCNTDKAQGGIAVVLNPMDSFDKHIEDTLKAGAGLCRKEAVEVLVKEGPDRVKELISWGASFDKNDRGELDFTREAAHSVNRILHALGDATGHEIEQTLIKKLKSLNGVEVFENRMLSHILTENNQVYGVEFLNLKTDEYETYKVDAVILSSGGYAAIYKNTTNPQITTGDGIAAALLAGAVLEDMEFVQFHPTALKRYNAPQFLISESMRGEGAVLINDRGEEFMKKYHRLGELAPRDVVARSIIFEMKDRGIDKVYLDATRMGADFVKKRFPTIYNECLKYGLDISKEAIPVSPAAHYTMGGVKTDIESKTSIKGLFAAGEVACNGVHGANRLASNSMLEGLVFGKRAAESAMEFLKSHQPINTTFQKPQAVNCNKLALKRRIEDLKETIWNKLGVVRRMKEMEEILNCSWALFLKHNLPYACKEGLMLRNMALLASAIAYAGISRKGSVGAHYCIDTPHSYDNKKHISFNINSLEENL
- a CDS encoding MarR family winged helix-turn-helix transcriptional regulator; the protein is MSVYLQAKELILGSRFKRLSDRFFNEVALIYKSQNIPFEPSWFAIFYILDRHGKTTISQIAQQLDLTQSAISQTISTLEGKGLVRVGSQKGDKRIKVVELTEEAFKLLSEVKPLWKLIRAKMREILNEGDNSRYMLEALEEFELACQKKSLSQRVLEELNNTDYSVVWGYRGEFYLQLKRLFFDWMFNFGCIEESFVNDFKGILKGAKLLFALKDREVVACVLGLTNKDKNLVFVCDRDDVDNRIAAELFLRFVEQYELNKARVYFDADKPLIINILKQNGFLRVSIQERPDVNRRLAIFERG